The following DNA comes from Anastrepha obliqua isolate idAnaObli1 chromosome 1, idAnaObli1_1.0, whole genome shotgun sequence.
TATGAAGAATAATTTGCCTCGAAAAGGACCTGCGAAATCCACATGCAGGCGGGACCATGGACGTTTTGCAGATTCCCAGTGGTGCGTTGTTGTTTGGGGTTGATCGTTGCGATTTTGTTGACATGAACTGCATTTCTTCACAACGAGTTCGATTTCCGCATCGATGTTCGGCCACCAAACATAACTTCGAGCAACGGCCTTCATTTTGACGATGCCAGGATGTGGTGCATGAAGAGTTTTCAAAATAGACCCTCGAAGTGTAGACGGGATTACAGCGCGGTTTCCCCAAACTAGACATCCTCTATTTGCACTGAGTTCAGTTCGACGGCAAAAGTATTGATACAGCTTATCGGAGCGGTTGATTTTGCTGGGCCACCCCCTTAACACCCAgttgaaaactttggagagcTCCGGATCCTTAGAAGTTTGAGAGGCAATCAGCTGCGCGCTGACAACTGGTTTTGCCGATATTTCTACCATGAGAATGTCTTCGGTCGTCGTAGACTCTGCTTCAGACAGCATTGGACAACGGCTCAAAAAGTCTGCATTGCCCATTCTAAGACCAGCGCGGTGTACCAAATTGAAGTTGTACGCGCTGAGAAAAATTGATCGACGAAGCATTGTGTTCGAAATTACGTTGGGGACCGGTTTTGTTGTGGTGAAAATTCCCAAGAGTGGACGGTGATCGGTGACAAGCGTAAAGAATCTGCCATATATATTAAGTAGTTGTGGAATTTCTTCACTCCAGAGACGAGGGCGACTGCTTCCCTATCTATCTGTGCGTAATTTCGTTCTGCCTTCGACAGCGTCTTTGAGTAGAATGCAATGGGTTTCTCCGACCCGTCTGCTAACCTGTGGCTGAGAACTGCTCCAAGTCCGTACGGCGATGCGTCACAAGTGAGCACTAACGGCAAGTTCTCATTGTAATGGATAAGCACATTATCTGATGCGATCAGCCTTTTAAGCGTATTGAAAGCTGTTTCGTGTTGCTCTTTCCAAGTCCATCGAGCACTTTTGTCGAGCAAGCGGTGAAGCGGCTCAGCGATTGTTGCTTTGTTGGGTAAAAAGGCGTGATAAAAGTTGAGTAAGCCCAGAAACGCTTGGAGTTGCTTCTTGTCCTTTGGCGATGGTGCTTCATGAATGGCCTTGATCTTGTCATGTGAGGGTCGTATACCGAGATTGTCCAGTTTAAACCCCAAAAATTCGATAGATGGCACACTAAATTGGCACTTGTCTTTGCGCAAACGTAGTCCGGCCTTGTCGAAACGTATAAATATTTGTTCCAGTCTGTTTGCGAGCTAATCTTCCGATTTACCCATGACCACGATGTCATCAAAGTACGGCAAGACGCCAGGAATGTTTTGCAAAACGTTTTCGATGCAGCTTTGGAATATACCGGGTGCTGATGAGATGCCAAACTGCAGCCTGGTTACCTTGAATGCGCCTTTATGCGTTGACACGGTTTGCAGGAGTGACGAACGCTCATCAACCACGAGCTGTTGGTATGCCTGTGCCAAAtcaatttttgcataaatcgatCCACCTTCAATCGAAGCCAAAAGCGTGCTAACGGCTGGAATTTGATGACAGTGTGGCTTAATTGCCTTATTCAGCGTCGATTTGTAGTCACCGCATATACGGATGGAACCATCTTTCTTTACCACGGGCACTATTGGCGTTGCCCAATCGGAGTATTCCACAGGCTCCAAAATACCTTGACAACATAAGCGATCGATTTCTTCTTCCACGAGGCCCTTAATGGCGAAGGGTATACGGCGTGGAGGCAGTCTCACGGGCGGCACCGCCGAATCGATTTGTAAAGACACTGGTGGTCCTGTGTAGCGACCAAGATCTGTTGAGAATAAATGATCGTATTTCATCAGAATGGCTTTGATGCTGAGACCACTGTTGACGGCAAAAACTCCTTCTATACGTATGCCCAGTGCATCGAACCAGTTACAACCAACAAGATTAGAGCCACCACTGTTTGCGATGATTAGCGGCAAGTTGTCAATTTTACGGCGGTTGTAATAAATTGACACATCGATGATCCCCTTGACTGGGATGTGGTTGCGTTGGTAATCGCTAAGATCCAAATCACACTTGGAAAGATCTGGCCTTCTGTTGGACCAGACGCTATTGAACGTAGATTCCGTCATGATGGTCACAGGCGACCCAGAATCCACTTCAAAAATACATATGCTGCCATTAATCGTAACTGAGATCGACTTCTTCTGATTGACCAAGGGCGTGAT
Coding sequences within:
- the LOC129236105 gene encoding uncharacterized protein K02A2.6-like, giving the protein MRKKSSRRENVNQITPLVNQKKSISVTINGSICIFEVDSGSPVTIMTESTFNSVWSNRRPDLSKCDLDLSDYQRNHIPVKGIIDVSIYYNRRKIDNLPLIIANSGGSNLVGCNWFDALGIRIEGVFAVNSGLSIKAILMKYDHLFSTDLGRYTGPPVSLQIDSAVPPVRLPPRRIPFAIKGLVEEEIDRLCCQGILEPVEYSDWATPIVPVVKKDGSIRICGDYKSTLNKAIKPHCHQIPAVSTLLASIEGGSIYAKIDLAQAYQQLVVDERSSLLQTVSTHKGAFKVTRLQFGISSAPGIFQSCIENVLQNIPGVLPYFDDIVVMGKSED